A window of Actinomadura viridis genomic DNA:
ACGGCGACACCCTGCCGTGCGGTCTCGACGAACTGGACGTTGTCCTGGACGCTGCGGATCGTCGACTGGTACCAGAGGTCGTCGTCGACGACGTAGCGCTCGCGGCGGCGTTCGTCGCGTTCCCGGCGGACGAGCTCCAGGTTCACGAGGAACGTGATCGCCTTGGAGATGGACGCCGGGCTGACCTGGAGGCGCTGGGCGAGTTCGGAGGCGGTGAGGCTGCCGGTGTCGGTGGTGTAGAGGCAGCCCAGCACCCGGGCCATCATCTTGGGCAGCCCCGAGGTCATGAAGACGGTGGTGAGGGTCTCCTGGTAGTCGCGCACGGCCTCGGCGTCGCGTCCGTAGGGTTGCGCGGGCGCCTGCGCCCCCCCGGGTGCGGTCTGCCTGCGCCGGTGCGCGCGGCGTTCGGTGGCGCGGTGGGCCAGGTCGGCGCGGTAGCCGGTGGGGCCGCCGTTCCGCGTCACCTCACGCGTGATGGTGGAGGTCGGACGGTCGAGACGGCGGGCGATCTCGGCGTAGGCCAGGCCGTCGGCCAGCCCCACCGCGATCTGCTGGCGTTCCTGCTGGGTGAGCCTGCCTCCCGGCATCACGACCTCCTTCATGCCCCACGGGGGATCCATGGCGCCGCACGGTGTTCCCTGACACCTCCACCATAGCGTTCACCTTCAATGCATTGCAACGAACTGGCCGGCCAGCGTTGCGTTAAACGAGAAGCGGTTGCAATGATATTTATGCTCTCACCTGGAGTGATACTGTTTTAATGCAAAGATCTTGTTGTGGAGATCCGGAAAGCAACGTAGCGTTTCCTGTGTTGGAAACAGCGAGCCGCAAGCACACGGGAGAGCACGATGCAGACGTTCGACACCCCCGCCCCGATCTCCGCCGTACTGGCCGTCCTCGCGGGGCGCGTCCAGGTCATCGCCGCCGACCGGGCCGTCACCACGGTCGAGGTCCTGCCGGCGAACGCCTCCAAGGGCCGCGACGTGAAGGCGGCGGAACGGACCACGGTCGAGTACGCCGACGGAGTCCTGCGGATCGGGACTCCGGTGAGGAACGAGTACCTCGGCCCCTCCGGATCCGTCGAGGTGACGGTCCGGCTGCCCGCCGGTTCCCGGGTCGAGGGGAAGGCGGCCGGCACCGAGTTCCGGGCCGTCGGCCGCCTCGGCGACGTCGCCTTCGAAGGCGCGTACCGCCGGATCAAGCTGGACGAGGCCGCGAGCGTCCACCTCAGCGCGGTCGACGGCGACGTCGAGGTCGGCCGGCTGGGCGGCCCCGCGGAGATCAGCACCCAGAGGGGCGACATCCGGATCGCCGAGGCCGTGCGCGGCAAGGTCGTGCTCCGCACCGGGTCCGGCGACATCACGGTCGGCGCCGCCGCCGGTGTCCCGGCCTCCCTGGACGCCGGCGCCGGCGCGGGCCGCGTCACCAACGCCCTCAAGAACGATGGCACCGCCGAACTCGACATCCACGCCACCACCCTCCACGGCGACATCGCCGCCCGCAGCCTCTGAGGAGCACCACCATGACCAACCTGGCCATTTCAGCGAACGGGCTGCGCAAGTCCTACCGCGGCAAGGACGGCGACAAGGTCGTCCTCGACGGCGTCGACCTGGCCGTCCCCGAAGGAACGATCTTCTCCCTGCTCGGCCCGAACGGCGCCGGCAAGACCACCACCGTGCAGATCCTGTCCACGCTGATCCGGGCCGACGCCGGGCAGGTCCGGGTCGCGGGACACGACCTGAACCGTCAGGCCGACGATGTGCGCGGCGCGATCGGGGTGACCGGGCAGT
This region includes:
- a CDS encoding helix-turn-helix domain-containing protein; translated protein: MPGGRLTQQERQQIAVGLADGLAYAEIARRLDRPTSTITREVTRNGGPTGYRADLAHRATERRAHRRRQTAPGGAQAPAQPYGRDAEAVRDYQETLTTVFMTSGLPKMMARVLGCLYTTDTGSLTASELAQRLQVSPASISKAITFLVNLELVRRERDERRRERYVVDDDLWYQSTIRSVQDNVQFVETARQGVAVLGSGTPAANRLENAARFLDFVSEGLIRAAEQAREILYTRTETASDGTAEPSSDHG
- a CDS encoding DUF4097 family beta strand repeat-containing protein; the encoded protein is MQTFDTPAPISAVLAVLAGRVQVIAADRAVTTVEVLPANASKGRDVKAAERTTVEYADGVLRIGTPVRNEYLGPSGSVEVTVRLPAGSRVEGKAAGTEFRAVGRLGDVAFEGAYRRIKLDEAASVHLSAVDGDVEVGRLGGPAEISTQRGDIRIAEAVRGKVVLRTGSGDITVGAAAGVPASLDAGAGAGRVTNALKNDGTAELDIHATTLHGDIAARSL